Proteins from a genomic interval of Halorussus rarus:
- a CDS encoding helix-turn-helix domain-containing protein, producing the protein MDKLDGVSLSSLRDQLGAAETPKATKRVMVAIAYKDGVPVSVLSERYDVPESTLYYWLDRIADNPLAEAVEDDDRPGRPSELDDADREALFDALADSPDAYGFDAESWTPRLAREFVEREFGVSYSLGHVRRLMRQADPTE; encoded by the coding sequence ATGGACAAGCTCGACGGCGTCTCGCTCTCGTCGCTCCGGGACCAGCTCGGCGCGGCCGAGACCCCGAAGGCGACCAAGCGCGTGATGGTCGCCATCGCGTACAAGGACGGCGTCCCCGTCTCGGTACTCTCGGAGCGGTACGACGTGCCCGAGTCGACGCTGTACTACTGGCTCGACCGCATCGCGGACAACCCCCTCGCGGAGGCCGTCGAGGACGACGACCGACCGGGCCGGCCGTCGGAACTCGACGACGCCGACCGCGAGGCGCTGTTCGACGCACTGGCCGACTCGCCCGACGCCTACGGCTTCGACGCGGAGTCGTGGACGCCCCGTCTCGCCCGCGAGTTCGTCGAGCGCGAGTTCGGCGTCTCCTACTCGCTGGGTCACGTCCGCCGGCTGATGCGGCAGGCGGACCCGACCGAGTGA
- a CDS encoding DMT family transporter: protein MAENPVYAVAPLAAASLWGGMYVVSKWGFSAIPPVTLGFLRVALGAAALLVVVRRTRPARGFSGADRRRFVALGATVTATIVTQFVGTDLTNASQGALLTVLTPVFTLLLGVAALSEPLTRRKVGGMALAAVGTLLVLAGRYDLTRMAAGNAAGVAALLAASFAWAAFTVYGKPLVRSYSALETATYSTVAAVPMLGVLAAAELAVTGTALGDLSLTLPVAAAVCYLGLASTAAAWYLWYKGLEYVDAGTVAVFFFAQPVVGTLLGALLLGESLGSGFVAGGLVMTLGVYAVSTSTDT, encoded by the coding sequence GTGGCCGAGAACCCAGTCTACGCCGTCGCACCGCTCGCCGCGGCGTCCCTCTGGGGCGGGATGTACGTGGTCAGCAAGTGGGGGTTCTCGGCGATTCCGCCGGTCACGCTCGGGTTCCTCAGGGTCGCGCTGGGGGCGGCGGCTCTGCTGGTCGTGGTCCGGCGGACCCGGCCCGCTCGGGGATTCTCGGGGGCCGACCGCCGGCGGTTCGTCGCGCTCGGTGCGACCGTCACGGCGACCATCGTCACCCAGTTCGTCGGTACCGACCTCACCAACGCGAGCCAGGGCGCGCTGCTGACGGTCCTGACGCCCGTCTTCACCCTGCTGCTCGGCGTCGCGGCGCTCTCGGAACCGCTGACCCGGCGGAAGGTCGGGGGGATGGCGCTCGCGGCGGTCGGTACGCTGCTCGTCCTCGCGGGCCGGTACGACCTCACCAGGATGGCCGCCGGCAACGCCGCGGGGGTCGCCGCGCTGCTGGCGGCGAGTTTCGCGTGGGCGGCCTTCACCGTCTACGGCAAGCCGCTGGTCCGGTCCTACTCCGCGCTGGAGACCGCGACCTACTCGACCGTCGCCGCGGTGCCGATGCTCGGGGTGCTCGCCGCCGCGGAACTGGCGGTCACCGGCACCGCGCTCGGCGACCTGTCGCTCACGCTGCCGGTCGCGGCCGCGGTCTGCTACCTCGGCCTGGCCAGCACCGCGGCCGCGTGGTACCTCTGGTACAAGGGGCTGGAGTACGTCGACGCCGGCACCGTTGCCGTCTTCTTCTTCGCCCAGCCCGTGGTCGGGACCCTGCTGGGTGCGCTCCTGCTGGGCGAGTCGCTCGGCTCCGGGTTCGTTGCCGGCGGACTCGTCATGACCCTCGGCGTGTACGCCGTCTCGACGTCGACCGATACCTGA
- the trxA gene encoding thioredoxin yields the protein MSEDELESIRKEKRDELLGDAGGESGETDESGTAADAPDEPIHVESVEQFSSVTTDYDVVLVDFYADWCGPCNMLEPIVASVAANTEAAVAKVDVDQHQGLASQYGVRGVPTLLLFAGGEQVEQLVGVQDESTLTDLIERHG from the coding sequence ATGAGCGAAGACGAACTCGAATCCATCCGGAAGGAGAAGCGCGACGAACTGCTCGGCGATGCCGGAGGCGAATCCGGCGAGACCGACGAAAGCGGGACCGCCGCGGACGCGCCCGACGAACCGATCCACGTCGAGAGCGTCGAGCAGTTCTCCTCGGTGACCACCGACTACGACGTGGTCCTGGTGGACTTCTACGCGGACTGGTGCGGACCGTGCAACATGCTCGAACCCATCGTGGCCTCGGTCGCCGCGAACACCGAGGCAGCAGTGGCGAAGGTCGACGTCGACCAGCACCAGGGACTGGCCTCCCAGTACGGCGTCCGGGGCGTCCCCACGCTGCTCCTGTTCGCCGGCGGCGAGCAGGTCGAACAGCTCGTCGGGGTCCAGGACGAGTCGACGCTGACGGACCTGATCGAGCGACACGGCTAG
- a CDS encoding SHOCT domain-containing protein encodes MATNTQLSRLAIAAIAVLLLLPVVMMLFAWPMMGMGWWMHGPVDGQVGPGGSGGATPTWMFGFWIVGLLVLVGAGYLLYRWAANETTDPALEELRRAYARGELSEEEFEQRRRRLRE; translated from the coding sequence ATGGCGACGAACACACAACTCTCCCGACTCGCGATCGCGGCCATCGCGGTCCTGCTGTTGCTCCCGGTCGTGATGATGCTGTTCGCGTGGCCGATGATGGGGATGGGCTGGTGGATGCACGGGCCCGTAGACGGACAGGTCGGCCCCGGCGGGAGCGGCGGCGCGACGCCGACGTGGATGTTCGGCTTCTGGATCGTCGGCCTGCTGGTGCTCGTCGGGGCCGGCTACCTGCTCTACCGGTGGGCCGCGAACGAGACGACCGACCCGGCCCTAGAGGAGTTGCGTCGGGCCTACGCGCGGGGCGAACTCTCCGAAGAGGAGTTCGAGCAGCGTCGCCGGCGGCTCCGGGAGTAG
- a CDS encoding class I SAM-dependent methyltransferase, whose protein sequence is MGFHTFDPASADRLEDESRYRYCSREELVAALDLGNARDATVADLGSGTGFYTDDVAPFAGEVRAVDVQPEMHDLYREKGVPGNVDPVTADIGDLPFADGELDAAFSTMTFHEFAGDGHGEGRHGGGEHSESGHGEYGHDDVGDGGGESGGEVEVARVLRDGGRFVVADWTANGDGEAGPPVEERYGRDEAVALLERAGFDVVRADERPETFLVIARA, encoded by the coding sequence ATGGGTTTTCACACGTTCGACCCGGCGTCGGCCGACAGGCTCGAGGACGAGTCGCGGTACCGCTACTGTTCTCGCGAGGAACTCGTGGCCGCCCTCGATCTCGGAAACGCCCGGGACGCGACGGTCGCGGACCTCGGCAGCGGAACCGGCTTCTACACCGACGACGTCGCCCCGTTCGCCGGCGAGGTCAGGGCCGTCGACGTCCAGCCGGAGATGCACGACCTTTACCGCGAGAAGGGCGTCCCCGGTAACGTCGACCCGGTGACCGCCGACATCGGTGACCTCCCGTTTGCCGACGGCGAGCTCGACGCCGCTTTCTCGACGATGACGTTCCACGAGTTCGCGGGCGACGGGCACGGCGAAGGCAGGCACGGCGGAGGCGAGCATAGCGAAAGTGGGCACGGCGAATACGGCCACGACGACGTCGGAGATGGGGGCGGCGAGTCGGGCGGAGAGGTCGAGGTCGCGCGCGTCCTCCGCGACGGCGGCCGATTCGTCGTCGCCGACTGGACGGCGAATGGCGACGGCGAAGCGGGCCCGCCGGTCGAAGAGCGCTACGGCCGCGACGAGGCCGTGGCCCTGCTGGAACGGGCGGGGTTCGACGTCGTCAGGGCCGACGAGCGTCCCGAGACGTTCCTCGTGATCGCGCGGGCCTGA
- a CDS encoding S9 family peptidase, with translation MSDPLDFEDFYDLTLATDLAVSPDGDRAAFVADEFDRAEDDRRRSLFVVPTDGSREPHRLTRASDAGAPAWSPDGTKLAFTAARETDAEIAVTRRDDDSDDAVDEDPEGEAESEDDGESDEDDADANADADEPKPQVWAFDLDLGGDARQLTDFEEGVRGFDWGPEGERIVAAARDPTDDQREYLESRREDDGPIVTERLQHKFDGHGWLDDVNTYLFVVDCETREVDRLDDAYGGGAREPATGLQPAWSPEGGRIAFLSNRTDRPDDSYVMDVYTIAPDGSDCRKLTDSDLTASGPRWHPEGDRLAFVGGDPENWYRPSEVYVAELACNADETESGAHESWSGDLDRTVARYGRLSWDGDDLLAAIADEGLTRLARFSEGNEPERTFGAQGRDRTVEGFDARAGASVAVLSDPEAGADLFAVGVDGLDAATEPTRLTALNEDLVADHHTPEARRFTFESEGDEIEAIAYFPDDVDPDDAASDSRPLVASVHGGPISYDAPTFSFDFSYWTGQGYVVVRTNYRGSSSYGREFSEQIRGEWGPRETADVLGAVDAAVERGWADPDRCFATGFSYGGITTGYLVAASDRFAAAAAEHGVYDFRSAFGTDDSHLWWENDFGLPWENPKGYDAASSITDVGAVDTPLLVTAGGEDWRCPPSQSEQLYVSVKKQGVPARLVVYPDEHHAIGDPDRATHRLRELTEWFERHDPGT, from the coding sequence ATGAGCGACCCGCTCGACTTCGAGGACTTCTACGACCTGACGCTCGCGACAGACCTCGCCGTCTCGCCCGACGGCGACCGCGCGGCGTTCGTCGCCGACGAGTTCGACCGCGCCGAGGACGACCGCCGGCGCTCGCTGTTCGTCGTCCCGACCGACGGGAGCCGCGAGCCCCACCGGCTCACCCGGGCCTCCGACGCCGGCGCGCCGGCCTGGAGCCCCGACGGGACCAAGCTCGCGTTCACCGCCGCGCGCGAAACCGACGCCGAAATCGCCGTGACTCGTCGAGACGACGACTCGGACGACGCGGTGGACGAGGACCCGGAGGGCGAAGCAGAATCCGAAGACGACGGTGAAAGCGACGAGGACGATGCCGATGCAAACGCCGACGCCGACGAACCGAAGCCCCAGGTCTGGGCGTTCGACCTCGACCTCGGCGGCGACGCCCGCCAACTGACCGACTTCGAGGAGGGCGTCAGGGGGTTCGACTGGGGACCCGAGGGCGAGCGCATCGTCGCCGCGGCCCGCGACCCGACCGACGACCAGCGCGAGTACCTCGAATCCCGGCGCGAGGACGACGGCCCGATCGTCACCGAGCGCCTCCAACACAAGTTCGACGGCCACGGCTGGCTCGACGACGTGAATACCTACCTCTTCGTCGTGGACTGCGAGACCCGCGAGGTCGACCGCCTCGACGACGCCTACGGCGGCGGCGCGCGAGAACCGGCGACCGGCCTCCAGCCGGCGTGGTCGCCCGAGGGCGGGCGAATCGCGTTCCTCTCGAACCGGACCGACCGCCCGGACGACAGCTACGTGATGGACGTCTACACGATAGCGCCCGACGGGAGCGACTGCCGGAAGCTGACCGACTCGGACCTGACCGCCAGCGGGCCCCGGTGGCACCCCGAGGGCGACCGCCTCGCGTTCGTCGGCGGCGACCCCGAGAACTGGTACCGGCCGTCGGAGGTGTACGTCGCGGAACTCGCATGTAATGCCGACGAAACAGAGAGCGGCGCCCACGAATCGTGGTCGGGCGACCTCGACCGGACCGTCGCCAGGTACGGCCGGCTCTCGTGGGACGGCGACGACCTGCTCGCTGCCATCGCCGATGAGGGATTGACCCGTCTCGCGCGCTTCAGCGAGGGCAACGAGCCCGAGCGCACCTTCGGCGCGCAGGGCCGCGACCGGACCGTCGAGGGGTTCGACGCGCGGGCCGGCGCGTCGGTCGCGGTCCTCTCGGACCCGGAGGCCGGCGCTGACCTTTTCGCGGTCGGCGTCGACGGCCTGGACGCCGCCACCGAGCCGACGAGACTCACCGCGCTCAACGAGGACCTGGTCGCGGACCACCACACGCCCGAGGCTCGGCGGTTCACCTTCGAGTCGGAGGGCGACGAGATAGAGGCCATCGCCTACTTCCCGGACGACGTCGACCCCGACGACGCAGCTTCGGATTCCCGCCCGCTCGTCGCCTCCGTCCACGGCGGTCCCATCTCCTACGACGCGCCGACGTTTTCGTTCGACTTCTCGTACTGGACCGGACAGGGGTACGTGGTCGTCCGGACGAACTACCGCGGGAGCTCCTCGTACGGCCGCGAGTTCAGCGAGCAGATCCGCGGCGAGTGGGGGCCGCGCGAGACGGCCGACGTGCTGGGCGCGGTCGACGCCGCGGTCGAGCGCGGCTGGGCCGACCCCGACCGGTGTTTCGCCACCGGCTTCTCCTACGGCGGCATCACGACCGGCTACCTCGTCGCGGCGAGCGACCGGTTCGCGGCGGCCGCGGCCGAGCACGGCGTCTACGACTTTCGGTCGGCGTTCGGCACCGACGACAGCCACCTGTGGTGGGAGAACGATTTCGGCCTGCCGTGGGAGAACCCTAAGGGCTACGATGCGGCGTCGAGCATCACCGACGTCGGAGCGGTCGATACCCCGCTGCTCGTGACCGCCGGCGGCGAGGACTGGCGGTGCCCGCCGTCCCAGAGCGAGCAGCTCTACGTCAGCGTCAAGAAGCAGGGCGTGCCGGCGCGGCTGGTCGTCTACCCGGACGAGCACCACGCCATCGGCGACCCCGACCGGGCGACCCACCGCCTCCGGGAGCTCACCGAGTGGTTCGAGCGCCACGACCCCGGAACCTGA
- the dgoD gene encoding galactonate dehydratase, whose protein sequence is MEVTDYELFEVPPRWLFLRLETSDGTVGWGEPVVEGRARTVRAAVEELLDDYLLGEDPLRIEDHWQTFYRGGFYRGGPVLMSAIAGVDQALWDIKGKHFGAPVYELLGGRARDRIRVYQWVGGDRPADVGEAAREKVDAGFTALKMNATPEMERVDSPAEVREAEARLAEVREAVGEDVDIGVDFHGRVAKSMAKRLAAALEPYEPMFVEEPVLPEHNDALPEIAAHTTTPIATGERMYSRWDFKQVFESGAVDVIQPDLSHAGGITEVRKIASMAEAYDVALAPHCPLGPIALASCVQVDACTPNALIQEQSLDIHYNEESDVLDYLADPSVFEYEDGYVDLPDGPGLGIEVDEAVVRERAGEVNWHNPVWRHDDGSVAEW, encoded by the coding sequence ATGGAAGTCACAGACTACGAACTGTTCGAGGTGCCCCCGCGATGGCTGTTCCTGCGCCTCGAGACCAGCGACGGCACCGTCGGCTGGGGCGAACCGGTCGTCGAGGGTCGGGCGCGCACCGTCCGGGCCGCCGTCGAGGAACTGCTCGACGACTACCTGCTGGGCGAGGACCCCCTGCGCATCGAGGACCACTGGCAGACGTTCTACCGCGGGGGGTTCTACCGCGGCGGCCCGGTGCTGATGTCGGCCATCGCGGGCGTCGACCAGGCGCTGTGGGACATCAAGGGCAAGCACTTCGGCGCGCCCGTCTACGAACTGCTCGGCGGTCGGGCGCGCGACCGGATTCGCGTTTACCAGTGGGTCGGCGGCGACCGACCGGCGGACGTCGGCGAAGCGGCAAGGGAGAAGGTCGACGCCGGGTTCACCGCGCTCAAGATGAACGCGACGCCCGAGATGGAGCGGGTCGACTCGCCGGCGGAAGTCCGCGAAGCCGAAGCACGGCTCGCCGAGGTCCGGGAGGCGGTCGGCGAGGACGTCGACATCGGCGTCGACTTCCACGGTCGCGTGGCGAAGTCCATGGCCAAGCGACTCGCCGCCGCGCTCGAACCCTACGAGCCGATGTTCGTCGAGGAGCCGGTGCTGCCGGAGCATAACGACGCCCTCCCCGAAATCGCGGCCCACACCACGACCCCCATCGCCACTGGCGAGCGGATGTACTCCCGGTGGGACTTCAAGCAGGTGTTCGAGTCGGGCGCGGTCGACGTGATCCAGCCGGACCTGAGCCACGCCGGGGGCATCACCGAGGTCAGGAAGATCGCCTCGATGGCCGAGGCCTACGACGTGGCGCTGGCGCCACACTGCCCGCTCGGCCCCATCGCGCTGGCCTCGTGCGTACAGGTCGACGCCTGCACGCCCAACGCGCTCATTCAGGAGCAGAGCCTCGACATCCACTACAACGAGGAGAGCGACGTGCTGGACTACCTCGCGGACCCCAGCGTCTTCGAGTACGAGGACGGATACGTCGACCTCCCGGACGGACCGGGCCTCGGCATCGAGGTGGACGAGGCGGTCGTCCGCGAGCGAGCGGGCGAGGTGAACTGGCACAACCCCGTCTGGCGCCACGACGACGGGAGCGTCGCGGAGTGGTGA
- a CDS encoding HalOD1 output domain-containing protein has protein sequence MNRDTPPITERAPSLDRGGRPAYRVAPTEWNPSTTVVAAVSEVVEVDPLADEGLLYDALDPEALDGLFADKADEADSGSRTSGRVVFSLRGCEVEVHATGAVLVLGPEGHDETGSSTAQSA, from the coding sequence ATGAACCGAGACACGCCGCCAATCACCGAACGCGCGCCGTCGCTCGATCGCGGCGGTCGCCCGGCCTACCGGGTCGCGCCGACCGAGTGGAACCCGAGCACGACAGTCGTCGCGGCCGTCTCGGAGGTGGTCGAGGTCGACCCGCTCGCCGACGAAGGGCTGCTGTACGACGCCCTCGATCCGGAGGCGCTGGACGGACTCTTCGCCGACAAGGCCGACGAGGCCGACAGTGGTTCACGGACATCCGGGCGGGTGGTCTTCTCGCTCCGCGGGTGCGAGGTCGAGGTCCACGCCACCGGCGCCGTCCTCGTTCTCGGCCCCGAGGGTCACGACGAGACGGGGTCTTCGACGGCGCAATCAGCGTGA
- a CDS encoding MEDS domain-containing protein, giving the protein MSEQRSFPPEADPSANPESCLEALRASPSFRGPAESLDGHAHANDHFALVYDSREEQFAAAVPFIRQGLDRGERCVYIAYENSREDVLAAMRECGVDVDAALDSGQLSVHDETETYLRNETFDADETVAFLDAAIDAADEEYEGLRVTGEMSSVLEEDPDGEELVRCEAKANYLFDDVDGIALCQYNRNRFPSDVIRDVISTHPLLVHDGRVSHNVYYTPPEEFFGPEKSEREVDRLLGSLGDQTDAKAELRRRERYLRESYRITADPALDFEEKLHRLLDLARERMDLDAAGLTHLPEQGGELLTEYAIGYGNDDGDGDGESNDDVVDASDDVWTDPGEGCFCRQVLAEDEPVGKADVRGTEWEDDEIHREHGLSCYLGTKVTSGSTPYGTLWVGSTEPRERPFSETERTFLELMGQWVSYELDRRRRERELRERTEHLSALIETAPECIKTVAADGTLLQMNPAGLEMVEADSADAVTGECIYDVIAPEDRERFREFNERICSGERGTLEFDIVGLNGTRRHMESHAAPLHNPDGTTAHVALTRDVTEQFERERELEETIEKLEESNERLESFASMLAHELRNPVAIGQIYSQRLPTGTDAAAVEYVTEAFDRIEDMVDVMLVLTRGREAVGDRAPVDLAETVRTAWGDVEAPDASLDVDLDRTIEADETYLRHLFRNLLQNAVEHGSTSRRPQADDVHQTESDAAHQKSSISEDAVEHGSTSPRSQPREDAVEHGGPDVAVTVGYLPTGFYVADDGPGIHPEDRDAVFEPGYTTAEDAGGTGLGLAFVRKLVEVYEWECTVAESDAGGARFEFRNVF; this is encoded by the coding sequence GTGAGTGAGCAGCGGTCCTTCCCACCCGAGGCGGACCCGTCCGCGAATCCCGAGAGCTGTCTCGAAGCCCTCCGGGCGAGCCCGTCGTTCCGCGGCCCCGCCGAGTCGCTCGACGGCCACGCCCACGCCAACGACCACTTCGCGCTCGTCTACGACTCACGCGAGGAGCAGTTCGCCGCCGCCGTCCCGTTCATCCGCCAGGGCCTCGACCGCGGCGAGCGGTGCGTGTACATCGCCTACGAGAACTCCAGGGAAGACGTCCTGGCGGCGATGCGGGAGTGCGGCGTCGACGTAGACGCCGCGCTCGACTCGGGCCAGCTCTCGGTCCACGACGAGACCGAGACCTACCTCCGGAACGAGACGTTCGACGCCGACGAGACCGTCGCGTTCCTCGACGCCGCCATCGACGCAGCGGACGAGGAGTACGAGGGGCTCCGGGTGACCGGCGAGATGAGCAGCGTCCTGGAGGAAGACCCCGACGGTGAGGAACTCGTCCGGTGCGAGGCCAAGGCGAACTACCTCTTCGACGACGTGGACGGCATCGCGCTCTGCCAGTATAACCGAAACCGGTTCCCGTCGGACGTCATCCGGGACGTCATCAGCACCCACCCGCTGCTCGTCCACGACGGGCGTGTCAGCCACAACGTCTACTACACCCCGCCCGAGGAGTTCTTCGGTCCCGAGAAGTCCGAGCGCGAGGTCGACCGCCTGCTCGGGTCGCTCGGCGACCAGACCGACGCGAAAGCAGAACTCCGGCGACGAGAACGATACCTCCGCGAGAGCTACCGGATCACGGCCGACCCCGCGCTCGACTTCGAGGAGAAGCTCCACCGCCTCCTCGACCTCGCGCGCGAGCGGATGGACCTCGACGCGGCCGGGTTGACCCATCTCCCGGAACAGGGCGGCGAGTTACTCACCGAATACGCCATCGGATACGGGAACGACGACGGTGACGGCGACGGTGAAAGCAACGACGACGTTGTCGACGCGTCCGACGACGTCTGGACCGACCCGGGCGAGGGCTGTTTCTGTCGGCAGGTGCTCGCCGAGGACGAGCCGGTCGGAAAGGCCGACGTCCGGGGCACCGAGTGGGAGGACGACGAGATTCACCGCGAGCACGGCCTGTCGTGCTACCTCGGCACGAAGGTGACGAGCGGGTCGACGCCGTACGGGACGCTCTGGGTCGGGAGCACAGAGCCCCGTGAGCGGCCGTTCTCCGAGACCGAGCGGACATTCCTCGAGTTGATGGGTCAGTGGGTCAGCTACGAGCTCGACCGGCGGCGGCGCGAGCGAGAACTCCGCGAGCGCACGGAGCACCTGAGCGCGCTCATCGAGACCGCCCCGGAGTGCATCAAGACCGTCGCCGCCGACGGCACCCTGCTCCAGATGAACCCCGCCGGGCTCGAGATGGTGGAGGCCGACTCGGCCGACGCGGTGACCGGCGAGTGCATCTACGACGTCATCGCCCCGGAGGACCGCGAGCGGTTCCGGGAGTTCAACGAGCGCATCTGCAGCGGCGAACGCGGCACCCTCGAGTTCGATATCGTCGGGCTGAACGGCACGCGGCGCCACATGGAGAGCCACGCCGCGCCGCTGCACAACCCGGACGGGACCACCGCCCACGTCGCGCTCACCCGCGACGTCACCGAGCAGTTCGAACGCGAGCGCGAACTCGAAGAGACCATCGAGAAGCTCGAGGAGTCGAACGAGCGTCTCGAGAGCTTCGCCAGCATGCTCGCCCACGAGCTCCGCAACCCCGTCGCCATCGGCCAGATATACAGCCAACGGCTCCCGACAGGGACCGACGCGGCGGCGGTCGAGTACGTCACCGAGGCGTTCGACCGCATCGAGGACATGGTCGACGTCATGCTGGTGTTGACTCGCGGCCGGGAGGCGGTCGGCGACCGGGCGCCGGTCGACCTCGCGGAGACGGTCCGGACCGCGTGGGGCGACGTGGAAGCCCCGGACGCCTCGCTCGACGTCGATCTCGACCGTACAATCGAGGCCGACGAGACGTACCTCCGCCACCTCTTCCGGAACCTTCTCCAGAACGCTGTCGAACACGGTTCGACAAGCCGTCGGCCACAGGCCGACGACGTTCATCAGACGGAGTCTGATGCAGCCCATCAGAAATCTTCGATTTCTGAGGACGCCGTGGAACACGGTTCCACGAGCCCTCGCTCGCAACCTCGCGAGGACGCCGTCGAGCACGGCGGACCGGACGTGGCCGTCACCGTCGGCTACCTCCCGACGGGGTTCTACGTCGCCGACGACGGGCCCGGCATCCATCCGGAGGACCGCGACGCGGTCTTCGAGCCGGGGTACACGACGGCCGAGGACGCCGGCGGCACCGGCCTCGGGCTGGCGTTCGTCCGGAAGCTGGTGGAGGTGTACGAGTGGGAGTGCACCGTCGCCGAGAGCGACGCCGGCGGCGCCCGGTTCGAGTTCCGGAACGTCTTCTGA